From Monomorium pharaonis isolate MP-MQ-018 chromosome 9, ASM1337386v2, whole genome shotgun sequence, the proteins below share one genomic window:
- the LOC105829667 gene encoding RNA polymerase II-associated protein 1 isoform X3, giving the protein MDGKPSLFWQKVSKLKSVRDNLKVQRNKSFYCNKEKAGVSTEDQLTIEIHRENLEKLAKMSEAEILEEKKKLEETLDPNIIQFLRNKNKFGKRRIEQDNKQCSASATSETSMNTFSDKKMKFSSNDNNSGMDCEIEITNALTAKETTMDTEESNNRKKQNVIPLDNVDTKMDCEDNNTLSLPELSKEIFEKSKQKGWLHMDTPEPQKLKWMEDLLEEKKDDPSPNEEYNARFDFNGVLLPYKDENLSVDKGLHHHGEEPERPGYSLQELLQLSRSSTQQQRCTALTTLANVMEKTRKGWYDKALHPAPLVALSQKNVLLLLRFSLDDSSVAVVTAALQALRAFLVSEADEVCLDRLYGFDGYAEPTLTPQLEDKDTSNLRDHELAQLDTVATLLRSDFLLRIRYILNEMHPPPVGVTYALEILIRLARHSHVTALNISSTPHLLDTIIQNFIPLSIDQLAMQDAINNVYGIPVVKAIKLCRVLVTYGKSPVAQKLNNFKIIQAILTYISSETGKKDDIIISIESLRLWKILLHYKIGLDSVMGAQLTLVSQLQLLLSNHDIQNTSELACEHAAALIAVASHEKTLKSNISMLLAKWSTQFSSVSNAMWSVMKLIAVSLSAVDEISAFRTAWLSNQHVFLTLRSSSNLLSEYNPAMDREPSCLPNLDVLTENGELQPIVSVHSCIPFLATILNTLYNNSRVTEIRIILEFPSFYKYIRDLETAEWSLERSWYSRTELYLLTATVKAVALLGDIVNNQIAQTVWKITIKLISTLPADATDHVRKLLQIALSNEKVKLEIITNELAKLDLTSTVNQAKLGLHSDAASLYERYIMPNGDWNQAAMPKDWLFMPLVHIYTKCKNDIRLQSEDKDSVLTVLSLALVLPDLMEKLSPTLRFSRLILVYLCDTIYLDGDVSVLFLNVLSSLLRRYHTRLNFRMELPGLSSFTDLFTALCEHFCSSSYGDDGFAMTLLVPVAQRHDSHYRKLLWSEHAAALRYLKLPPEKLILPLKEYLYPEEDDTSLIESYITALVRGVVKKTWCPISFTIALHHSAMYLKRSNKLAVRMRTQVEKLQNREIADALLHYVPPRL; this is encoded by the exons aTGGATGGTAAGCCAAGTTTATTCTGGCAGAAAGTGTCAAAACTGAAATCTGTGAGAGATAATTTGAAAGTTCAAAGaaacaaatctttttattgcaaCAAAGAGAAAGCAGGTGTGAGCACAGAAGATCAATTGACCATTGAAATTCACAGGGAGAATTTAGAAAAACTAGCAAAAATGAGTGAAGCAGAAATATtagaggagaaaaagaaacttgAGGAAACCCTTGATcctaatataatacaatttttaagaaacaaaaataaatttgggAAGAGACGAATTGAACAGGACAACAAGCAATGCAGCGCTTCAGCAACAAGCGAAACGTCAATGAATACATTTAGCGATAAGAAGATGAAATTTTCGTCAAATGACAATAACTCAGGAATGGACTGTGAGATTGAAATAACAAATGCTTTAACTGCAAAAGAGACAACAATGGATACAGAAGAATCTAATAAtaggaaaaaacaaaatgtaattccCTTAGATAATGTGGATACAAAAATGGATTGTGAGGACAATAACACTTTGAGCTTACCTGAATTatctaaagaaatatttgaaaaaagcaAGCAAAAAGGATGGCTGCATATGGACACTCCCGAGCCACAAAAGTTGAAGTGGATGGAAGATTTAttggaagagaaaaaagatgaCCCCTCGCCGAACGAAGAGTACAACGCGAGATTTGATTTTAatg gtgtTTTATTACCGTACAAGGATGAGAATTTATCTGTAGATAAAGGCCTCCATCATCATGGAGAGGAACCCGAACGTCCTGGGTATTCCCTTCAGGAATTGTTGCAGCTGAGCAGGTCTTCCACTCAACAGCAACGATGTACAGCCCTTACCACTCTGGCCAATGTTATGGAAAAGACGCGCAAGGGTTGGTATGACAAAGCCTTGCATCCAGCACCGCTAGTCGCACTCAGTCAAAAAAACGTCCTGCTATTGCTGAGATTCTCGCTGGACGATTCGTCGGTGGCCGTGGTAACAGCGGCTTTGCAAGCTCTCCGAGCTTTCCTGGTCAGCGAGGCGGACGAAGTGTGTTTGGATCGATTGTATGGATTCGACGGATATGCAGAACCCACTCTGACGCCGCAACTCGAGGACAAAGATACGAGTAATCTGAGGGATCACGAGTTGGCACAGTTGGATACCGTGGCTACGTTACTGAGATCGgattttttattgagaattAG atacattttaaatgaGATGCATCCACCACCTGTTGGAGTAACGTATGCCTTGGAGATACTCATCCGTCTCGCGAGACACTCGCACGTAACGGCGTTAAACATCTCGTCCACACCACATTTGTTAGACACCATTATCCAAAATTTTATACCACTGTCTATAGACCAACTAG CAATGCAGGAcgcaataaataatgtttatggCATCCCCGTAGTTAAGGCGATTAAGTTATGTCGCGTTCTCGTCACGTACGGCAAGAGTCCCGTTGCACAAAAACTAAATAActtcaaaattattcaagCTATCCTAACATACATTAGCAGCGAGACGGG TAAAAAAGATGACATAATTATCAGCATCGAAAGCTTGCGACTCTGGAAAATTTTGTTGCATTACAAAATAGGATTGGACAGTGTCATGGGTGCCCAGTTAACTCTCGTATCACAATTGCAGCTGTTGTTAAGTAATCACGATATCCAAAACACATCCGAGTTAGCATGCGAGCACGCCGCGGCGTTGATTGCTGTAGCGAGTCACgagaaaacattaaaatcgAACATTTCTATGTTGCTAGCGAAGTGGAGTACACAATTTTCTTCGGTATCTAATGCAATG TGGAGTGTTATGAAATTGATCGCGGTGAGTTTATCCGCCGTTGACGAGATATCCGCGTTTAGAACAGCATGGCTATCCAAccaacatgtttttttaactcttcg TTCTAGTTCAAATTTATTGAGTGAATACAACCCAGCTATGGATCGAGAACCATCCTGCCTTCCAAACTTAGATGTTCTCACGGAAAATGGAGAATTGCAGCCGATCGTATCAGTACATTCGTGCATACCATTTTTGGCAACGATACTGAATACGCTTTACAACAATTCTCGTGTAACAGAGATTCGCATAATACTCGAATTCCCATCTTTCTACAAGTACATACGAGACTTGGAAACGGCCGAATGGAGTTTGGAAAGATCGTGGTACAGCAGAACggaattatatcttttaacagCAACAGTAAAAGCGGTAGCCCTTCTTGGAGACATAGTTAACAATCAGATAGCGCAAACTGTGTGGAAGATCACCATCAAACTTATCTCAACATTACCCGCGGATGCCACGGATCATGTGAGAAAGCTCCTTCAAATCGCATTGTCGAACGAAAAGGTGAAGTTGGAGATAATCACCAACGAGCTGGCCAAATTAGATCTGACATCCACAGTAAATCAGGCCAAACTGGGCTTGCATTCCGACGCGGCGTCGCTGTACGAGAGATACATCATGCCAAACGGCGATTGGAACCAGGCGGCGATGCCGAAGGACTGGCTATTCATGCCGCTGGTTCACATATACACAAAGTGCAAAAACGACATCAGATTACAGTCGGAGGATAAAGATAGCGTGCTGACGGTGCTGAGTTTGGCGTTGGTTCTGCCCGATCTTATGGAGAAGCTGTCGCCCACTTTGCGATTTAGCCGACTGATACTGGTGTATCTCTGTGACACAATCTACCTAGACGGCGACGTCTCCGTGCTGTTTCTGAACGTTCTGTCGAGTCTACTGAGGAGATACCACACGCGATTAAACTTCCGGATGGAACTGCCGGGGCTGAGCTCCTTCACCGATCTGTTTACGGCGTTGTGCGAGCATTTCTGTTCGAGCTCGTACGGCGACGACGGTTTTGCCATGACGTTACTGGTGCCAGTGGCGCAACGACATGACTCGCATTACCGCAAACTGCTGTGGTCCGAGCATGCTGCCGCGTTGCGATACTTGAAACTGCCACCGGAAAAGCTGATACTGCCGTTGAAGGAGTACCTCTATCCGGAAGAAGATGACACGTCGCTCATAGAGAGTTACATTACGGCGCTGGTCCGTGGGGTAGTTAAGAAGACGTGGTGTCCGATTTCCTTCACAATTGCTCTACATCACTCGGCGATGTATCTGAAGCGCTCAAATAAGCTGGCGGTGCGAATGCGTACGCAAGTAGAGAAGCTGCAGAACAGAGAAATCGCGGACGCCTTGTTGCATTACGTACCACCGcgattataa
- the LOC105829667 gene encoding RNA polymerase II-associated protein 1 isoform X1, which yields MEGKLEDMVQNIPATSSNIILGNITERKFSIDKYEFNDNRVPVAAETGFPEVFGSDDVLLVEKNMDGKPSLFWQKVSKLKSVRDNLKVQRNKSFYCNKEKAGVSTEDQLTIEIHRENLEKLAKMSEAEILEEKKKLEETLDPNIIQFLRNKNKFGKRRIEQDNKQCSASATSETSMNTFSDKKMKFSSNDNNSGMDCEIEITNALTAKETTMDTEESNNRKKQNVIPLDNVDTKMDCEDNNTLSLPELSKEIFEKSKQKGWLHMDTPEPQKLKWMEDLLEEKKDDPSPNEEYNARFDFNGVLLPYKDENLSVDKGLHHHGEEPERPGYSLQELLQLSRSSTQQQRCTALTTLANVMEKTRKGWYDKALHPAPLVALSQKNVLLLLRFSLDDSSVAVVTAALQALRAFLVSEADEVCLDRLYGFDGYAEPTLTPQLEDKDTSNLRDHELAQLDTVATLLRSDFLLRIRYILNEMHPPPVGVTYALEILIRLARHSHVTALNISSTPHLLDTIIQNFIPLSIDQLAMQDAINNVYGIPVVKAIKLCRVLVTYGKSPVAQKLNNFKIIQAILTYISSETGKKDDIIISIESLRLWKILLHYKIGLDSVMGAQLTLVSQLQLLLSNHDIQNTSELACEHAAALIAVASHEKTLKSNISMLLAKWSTQFSSVSNAMWSVMKLIAVSLSAVDEISAFRTAWLSNQHVFLTLRSSSNLLSEYNPAMDREPSCLPNLDVLTENGELQPIVSVHSCIPFLATILNTLYNNSRVTEIRIILEFPSFYKYIRDLETAEWSLERSWYSRTELYLLTATVKAVALLGDIVNNQIAQTVWKITIKLISTLPADATDHVRKLLQIALSNEKVKLEIITNELAKLDLTSTVNQAKLGLHSDAASLYERYIMPNGDWNQAAMPKDWLFMPLVHIYTKCKNDIRLQSEDKDSVLTVLSLALVLPDLMEKLSPTLRFSRLILVYLCDTIYLDGDVSVLFLNVLSSLLRRYHTRLNFRMELPGLSSFTDLFTALCEHFCSSSYGDDGFAMTLLVPVAQRHDSHYRKLLWSEHAAALRYLKLPPEKLILPLKEYLYPEEDDTSLIESYITALVRGVVKKTWCPISFTIALHHSAMYLKRSNKLAVRMRTQVEKLQNREIADALLHYVPPRL from the exons ATGGAGGGGAAGCTAGAGGATATGGTGCAGAATATACCTGCAACTTCATCGAACATAATACTCGGCAATATCACGGAAAGGAAATTTAGTATTGACAAGTATGAGTTTAATGACAATCGTGTTCCCGTAGCGGCTGAGACCGGGTTTCCTGAGGTTTTTGGATCCGACGACGTGTTACTTGTGGAAAAA aacaTGGATGGTAAGCCAAGTTTATTCTGGCAGAAAGTGTCAAAACTGAAATCTGTGAGAGATAATTTGAAAGTTCAAAGaaacaaatctttttattgcaaCAAAGAGAAAGCAGGTGTGAGCACAGAAGATCAATTGACCATTGAAATTCACAGGGAGAATTTAGAAAAACTAGCAAAAATGAGTGAAGCAGAAATATtagaggagaaaaagaaacttgAGGAAACCCTTGATcctaatataatacaatttttaagaaacaaaaataaatttgggAAGAGACGAATTGAACAGGACAACAAGCAATGCAGCGCTTCAGCAACAAGCGAAACGTCAATGAATACATTTAGCGATAAGAAGATGAAATTTTCGTCAAATGACAATAACTCAGGAATGGACTGTGAGATTGAAATAACAAATGCTTTAACTGCAAAAGAGACAACAATGGATACAGAAGAATCTAATAAtaggaaaaaacaaaatgtaattccCTTAGATAATGTGGATACAAAAATGGATTGTGAGGACAATAACACTTTGAGCTTACCTGAATTatctaaagaaatatttgaaaaaagcaAGCAAAAAGGATGGCTGCATATGGACACTCCCGAGCCACAAAAGTTGAAGTGGATGGAAGATTTAttggaagagaaaaaagatgaCCCCTCGCCGAACGAAGAGTACAACGCGAGATTTGATTTTAatg gtgtTTTATTACCGTACAAGGATGAGAATTTATCTGTAGATAAAGGCCTCCATCATCATGGAGAGGAACCCGAACGTCCTGGGTATTCCCTTCAGGAATTGTTGCAGCTGAGCAGGTCTTCCACTCAACAGCAACGATGTACAGCCCTTACCACTCTGGCCAATGTTATGGAAAAGACGCGCAAGGGTTGGTATGACAAAGCCTTGCATCCAGCACCGCTAGTCGCACTCAGTCAAAAAAACGTCCTGCTATTGCTGAGATTCTCGCTGGACGATTCGTCGGTGGCCGTGGTAACAGCGGCTTTGCAAGCTCTCCGAGCTTTCCTGGTCAGCGAGGCGGACGAAGTGTGTTTGGATCGATTGTATGGATTCGACGGATATGCAGAACCCACTCTGACGCCGCAACTCGAGGACAAAGATACGAGTAATCTGAGGGATCACGAGTTGGCACAGTTGGATACCGTGGCTACGTTACTGAGATCGgattttttattgagaattAG atacattttaaatgaGATGCATCCACCACCTGTTGGAGTAACGTATGCCTTGGAGATACTCATCCGTCTCGCGAGACACTCGCACGTAACGGCGTTAAACATCTCGTCCACACCACATTTGTTAGACACCATTATCCAAAATTTTATACCACTGTCTATAGACCAACTAG CAATGCAGGAcgcaataaataatgtttatggCATCCCCGTAGTTAAGGCGATTAAGTTATGTCGCGTTCTCGTCACGTACGGCAAGAGTCCCGTTGCACAAAAACTAAATAActtcaaaattattcaagCTATCCTAACATACATTAGCAGCGAGACGGG TAAAAAAGATGACATAATTATCAGCATCGAAAGCTTGCGACTCTGGAAAATTTTGTTGCATTACAAAATAGGATTGGACAGTGTCATGGGTGCCCAGTTAACTCTCGTATCACAATTGCAGCTGTTGTTAAGTAATCACGATATCCAAAACACATCCGAGTTAGCATGCGAGCACGCCGCGGCGTTGATTGCTGTAGCGAGTCACgagaaaacattaaaatcgAACATTTCTATGTTGCTAGCGAAGTGGAGTACACAATTTTCTTCGGTATCTAATGCAATG TGGAGTGTTATGAAATTGATCGCGGTGAGTTTATCCGCCGTTGACGAGATATCCGCGTTTAGAACAGCATGGCTATCCAAccaacatgtttttttaactcttcg TTCTAGTTCAAATTTATTGAGTGAATACAACCCAGCTATGGATCGAGAACCATCCTGCCTTCCAAACTTAGATGTTCTCACGGAAAATGGAGAATTGCAGCCGATCGTATCAGTACATTCGTGCATACCATTTTTGGCAACGATACTGAATACGCTTTACAACAATTCTCGTGTAACAGAGATTCGCATAATACTCGAATTCCCATCTTTCTACAAGTACATACGAGACTTGGAAACGGCCGAATGGAGTTTGGAAAGATCGTGGTACAGCAGAACggaattatatcttttaacagCAACAGTAAAAGCGGTAGCCCTTCTTGGAGACATAGTTAACAATCAGATAGCGCAAACTGTGTGGAAGATCACCATCAAACTTATCTCAACATTACCCGCGGATGCCACGGATCATGTGAGAAAGCTCCTTCAAATCGCATTGTCGAACGAAAAGGTGAAGTTGGAGATAATCACCAACGAGCTGGCCAAATTAGATCTGACATCCACAGTAAATCAGGCCAAACTGGGCTTGCATTCCGACGCGGCGTCGCTGTACGAGAGATACATCATGCCAAACGGCGATTGGAACCAGGCGGCGATGCCGAAGGACTGGCTATTCATGCCGCTGGTTCACATATACACAAAGTGCAAAAACGACATCAGATTACAGTCGGAGGATAAAGATAGCGTGCTGACGGTGCTGAGTTTGGCGTTGGTTCTGCCCGATCTTATGGAGAAGCTGTCGCCCACTTTGCGATTTAGCCGACTGATACTGGTGTATCTCTGTGACACAATCTACCTAGACGGCGACGTCTCCGTGCTGTTTCTGAACGTTCTGTCGAGTCTACTGAGGAGATACCACACGCGATTAAACTTCCGGATGGAACTGCCGGGGCTGAGCTCCTTCACCGATCTGTTTACGGCGTTGTGCGAGCATTTCTGTTCGAGCTCGTACGGCGACGACGGTTTTGCCATGACGTTACTGGTGCCAGTGGCGCAACGACATGACTCGCATTACCGCAAACTGCTGTGGTCCGAGCATGCTGCCGCGTTGCGATACTTGAAACTGCCACCGGAAAAGCTGATACTGCCGTTGAAGGAGTACCTCTATCCGGAAGAAGATGACACGTCGCTCATAGAGAGTTACATTACGGCGCTGGTCCGTGGGGTAGTTAAGAAGACGTGGTGTCCGATTTCCTTCACAATTGCTCTACATCACTCGGCGATGTATCTGAAGCGCTCAAATAAGCTGGCGGTGCGAATGCGTACGCAAGTAGAGAAGCTGCAGAACAGAGAAATCGCGGACGCCTTGTTGCATTACGTACCACCGcgattataa
- the LOC105829667 gene encoding RNA polymerase II-associated protein 1 isoform X2: MEGKLEDMVQNIPATSSNIILGNITERKFSIDKYEFNDNRVPVAAETGFPEVFGSDDVLLVEKNMDGKPSLFWQKVSKLKSVRDNLKVQRNKSFYCNKEKAGVSTEDQLTIEIHRENLEKLAKMSEAEILEEKKKLEETLDPNIIQFLRNKNKFGKRRIEQDNKQCSASATSETSMNTFSDKKMKFSSNDNNSGMDCEIEITNALTAKETTMDTEESNNRKKQNVIPLDNVDTKMDCEDNNTLSLPELSKEIFEKSKQKGWLHMDTPEPQKLKWMEDLLEEKKDDPSPNEEYNARFDFNGVLLPYKDENLSVDKGLHHHGEEPERPGYSLQELLQLSRSSTQQQRCTALTTLANVMEKTRKGWYDKALHPAPLVALSQKNVLLLLRFSLDDSSVAVVTAALQALRAFLVSEADEVCLDRLYGFDGYAEPTLTPQLEDKDTSNLRDHELAQLDTVATLLRSDFLLRIRYILNEMHPPPVGVTYALEILIRLARHSHVTALNISSTPHLLDTIIQNFIPLSIDQLAMQDAINNVYGIPVVKAIKLCRVLVTYGKSPVAQKLNNFKIIQAILTYISSETGKKDDIIISIESLRLWKILLHYKIGLDSVMGAQLTLVSQLQLLLTKWSTQFSSVSNAMWSVMKLIAVSLSAVDEISAFRTAWLSNQHVFLTLRSSSNLLSEYNPAMDREPSCLPNLDVLTENGELQPIVSVHSCIPFLATILNTLYNNSRVTEIRIILEFPSFYKYIRDLETAEWSLERSWYSRTELYLLTATVKAVALLGDIVNNQIAQTVWKITIKLISTLPADATDHVRKLLQIALSNEKVKLEIITNELAKLDLTSTVNQAKLGLHSDAASLYERYIMPNGDWNQAAMPKDWLFMPLVHIYTKCKNDIRLQSEDKDSVLTVLSLALVLPDLMEKLSPTLRFSRLILVYLCDTIYLDGDVSVLFLNVLSSLLRRYHTRLNFRMELPGLSSFTDLFTALCEHFCSSSYGDDGFAMTLLVPVAQRHDSHYRKLLWSEHAAALRYLKLPPEKLILPLKEYLYPEEDDTSLIESYITALVRGVVKKTWCPISFTIALHHSAMYLKRSNKLAVRMRTQVEKLQNREIADALLHYVPPRL, translated from the exons ATGGAGGGGAAGCTAGAGGATATGGTGCAGAATATACCTGCAACTTCATCGAACATAATACTCGGCAATATCACGGAAAGGAAATTTAGTATTGACAAGTATGAGTTTAATGACAATCGTGTTCCCGTAGCGGCTGAGACCGGGTTTCCTGAGGTTTTTGGATCCGACGACGTGTTACTTGTGGAAAAA aacaTGGATGGTAAGCCAAGTTTATTCTGGCAGAAAGTGTCAAAACTGAAATCTGTGAGAGATAATTTGAAAGTTCAAAGaaacaaatctttttattgcaaCAAAGAGAAAGCAGGTGTGAGCACAGAAGATCAATTGACCATTGAAATTCACAGGGAGAATTTAGAAAAACTAGCAAAAATGAGTGAAGCAGAAATATtagaggagaaaaagaaacttgAGGAAACCCTTGATcctaatataatacaatttttaagaaacaaaaataaatttgggAAGAGACGAATTGAACAGGACAACAAGCAATGCAGCGCTTCAGCAACAAGCGAAACGTCAATGAATACATTTAGCGATAAGAAGATGAAATTTTCGTCAAATGACAATAACTCAGGAATGGACTGTGAGATTGAAATAACAAATGCTTTAACTGCAAAAGAGACAACAATGGATACAGAAGAATCTAATAAtaggaaaaaacaaaatgtaattccCTTAGATAATGTGGATACAAAAATGGATTGTGAGGACAATAACACTTTGAGCTTACCTGAATTatctaaagaaatatttgaaaaaagcaAGCAAAAAGGATGGCTGCATATGGACACTCCCGAGCCACAAAAGTTGAAGTGGATGGAAGATTTAttggaagagaaaaaagatgaCCCCTCGCCGAACGAAGAGTACAACGCGAGATTTGATTTTAatg gtgtTTTATTACCGTACAAGGATGAGAATTTATCTGTAGATAAAGGCCTCCATCATCATGGAGAGGAACCCGAACGTCCTGGGTATTCCCTTCAGGAATTGTTGCAGCTGAGCAGGTCTTCCACTCAACAGCAACGATGTACAGCCCTTACCACTCTGGCCAATGTTATGGAAAAGACGCGCAAGGGTTGGTATGACAAAGCCTTGCATCCAGCACCGCTAGTCGCACTCAGTCAAAAAAACGTCCTGCTATTGCTGAGATTCTCGCTGGACGATTCGTCGGTGGCCGTGGTAACAGCGGCTTTGCAAGCTCTCCGAGCTTTCCTGGTCAGCGAGGCGGACGAAGTGTGTTTGGATCGATTGTATGGATTCGACGGATATGCAGAACCCACTCTGACGCCGCAACTCGAGGACAAAGATACGAGTAATCTGAGGGATCACGAGTTGGCACAGTTGGATACCGTGGCTACGTTACTGAGATCGgattttttattgagaattAG atacattttaaatgaGATGCATCCACCACCTGTTGGAGTAACGTATGCCTTGGAGATACTCATCCGTCTCGCGAGACACTCGCACGTAACGGCGTTAAACATCTCGTCCACACCACATTTGTTAGACACCATTATCCAAAATTTTATACCACTGTCTATAGACCAACTAG CAATGCAGGAcgcaataaataatgtttatggCATCCCCGTAGTTAAGGCGATTAAGTTATGTCGCGTTCTCGTCACGTACGGCAAGAGTCCCGTTGCACAAAAACTAAATAActtcaaaattattcaagCTATCCTAACATACATTAGCAGCGAGACGGG TAAAAAAGATGACATAATTATCAGCATCGAAAGCTTGCGACTCTGGAAAATTTTGTTGCATTACAAAATAGGATTGGACAGTGTCATGGGTGCCCAGTTAACTCTCGTATCACAATTGCAGCTGTTGTTAA CGAAGTGGAGTACACAATTTTCTTCGGTATCTAATGCAATG TGGAGTGTTATGAAATTGATCGCGGTGAGTTTATCCGCCGTTGACGAGATATCCGCGTTTAGAACAGCATGGCTATCCAAccaacatgtttttttaactcttcg TTCTAGTTCAAATTTATTGAGTGAATACAACCCAGCTATGGATCGAGAACCATCCTGCCTTCCAAACTTAGATGTTCTCACGGAAAATGGAGAATTGCAGCCGATCGTATCAGTACATTCGTGCATACCATTTTTGGCAACGATACTGAATACGCTTTACAACAATTCTCGTGTAACAGAGATTCGCATAATACTCGAATTCCCATCTTTCTACAAGTACATACGAGACTTGGAAACGGCCGAATGGAGTTTGGAAAGATCGTGGTACAGCAGAACggaattatatcttttaacagCAACAGTAAAAGCGGTAGCCCTTCTTGGAGACATAGTTAACAATCAGATAGCGCAAACTGTGTGGAAGATCACCATCAAACTTATCTCAACATTACCCGCGGATGCCACGGATCATGTGAGAAAGCTCCTTCAAATCGCATTGTCGAACGAAAAGGTGAAGTTGGAGATAATCACCAACGAGCTGGCCAAATTAGATCTGACATCCACAGTAAATCAGGCCAAACTGGGCTTGCATTCCGACGCGGCGTCGCTGTACGAGAGATACATCATGCCAAACGGCGATTGGAACCAGGCGGCGATGCCGAAGGACTGGCTATTCATGCCGCTGGTTCACATATACACAAAGTGCAAAAACGACATCAGATTACAGTCGGAGGATAAAGATAGCGTGCTGACGGTGCTGAGTTTGGCGTTGGTTCTGCCCGATCTTATGGAGAAGCTGTCGCCCACTTTGCGATTTAGCCGACTGATACTGGTGTATCTCTGTGACACAATCTACCTAGACGGCGACGTCTCCGTGCTGTTTCTGAACGTTCTGTCGAGTCTACTGAGGAGATACCACACGCGATTAAACTTCCGGATGGAACTGCCGGGGCTGAGCTCCTTCACCGATCTGTTTACGGCGTTGTGCGAGCATTTCTGTTCGAGCTCGTACGGCGACGACGGTTTTGCCATGACGTTACTGGTGCCAGTGGCGCAACGACATGACTCGCATTACCGCAAACTGCTGTGGTCCGAGCATGCTGCCGCGTTGCGATACTTGAAACTGCCACCGGAAAAGCTGATACTGCCGTTGAAGGAGTACCTCTATCCGGAAGAAGATGACACGTCGCTCATAGAGAGTTACATTACGGCGCTGGTCCGTGGGGTAGTTAAGAAGACGTGGTGTCCGATTTCCTTCACAATTGCTCTACATCACTCGGCGATGTATCTGAAGCGCTCAAATAAGCTGGCGGTGCGAATGCGTACGCAAGTAGAGAAGCTGCAGAACAGAGAAATCGCGGACGCCTTGTTGCATTACGTACCACCGcgattataa